From a region of the Thermus caldilimi genome:
- the rplN gene encoding 50S ribosomal protein L14 yields the protein MIQPQTYLEVADNTGARKIMCIRVLKGSNAKYATVGDIIVASVKEAIPRGAVKEGDVVKAVVVRTRKEVKRPDGSAIRFDDNAAVIINNQLEPRGTRVFGPVARELREKGFMKIVSLAPEVL from the coding sequence ATGATCCAGCCCCAGACCTACCTGGAGGTGGCCGACAACACCGGGGCCCGCAAGATCATGTGCATTCGCGTGCTTAAGGGCTCCAACGCCAAGTACGCCACCGTGGGGGACATTATCGTGGCCAGCGTCAAGGAGGCCATCCCCCGGGGGGCGGTGAAGGAAGGCGACGTGGTCAAGGCGGTGGTGGTGCGCACCCGGAAGGAGGTCAAGCGCCCCGATGGTTCCGCCATCCGCTTTGACGACAACGCCGCCGTCATCATCAACAACCAGCTGGAGCCCCGGGGCACCCGCGTCTTCGGCCCCGTGGCGCGGGAGCTCCGGGAAAAGGGCTTCATGAAGATCGTCTCCTTAGCGCCGGAGGTGCTCTGA
- the rpmD gene encoding 50S ribosomal protein L30: MAKLKVKLVKSPIGYPKDQKAALKALGLTKLHRERVLEDHPAILGNIKKVAHLVRVEVLE; the protein is encoded by the coding sequence ATGGCCAAGCTCAAGGTTAAGCTGGTGAAGAGCCCCATCGGCTATCCCAAAGACCAGAAGGCGGCCTTGAAAGCCCTGGGGCTGACCAAGCTTCACAGGGAAAGGGTCCTCGAGGACCATCCCGCCATACTGGGCAACATCAAGAAGGTGGCCCACCTTGTGCGGGTGGAGGTGCTGGAATGA
- the rpsK gene encoding 30S ribosomal protein S11, translating to MARKATKKKVKRQVASGKAYIHASYNNTIVTITDPDGNPITWSSGGVIGYKGSRKGTPYAAQLAAMDAAKKAMAYGMQSVDVIVRGTGAGREQAIRALQASGLQVKSIVDDTPVPHNGCRPKKKFRKAS from the coding sequence ATGGCCAGAAAAGCGACCAAGAAGAAAGTCAAACGGCAGGTGGCCAGTGGGAAGGCGTACATCCACGCCTCCTACAACAACACCATCGTCACCATCACCGACCCGGACGGCAACCCCATCACCTGGTCCTCGGGTGGGGTCATCGGCTACAAGGGAAGCCGCAAGGGCACGCCCTACGCGGCCCAACTTGCGGCCATGGACGCCGCCAAGAAGGCCATGGCCTACGGTATGCAGAGCGTGGACGTGATCGTGCGCGGCACCGGGGCGGGCCGGGAGCAGGCCATCCGAGCCCTCCAGGCCTCGGGTTTGCAGGTGAAGTCCATTGTGGACGACACCCCTGTGCCCCATAACGGCTGCCGGCCTAAGAAGAAGTTCCGCAAGGCTTCGTAA
- the infA gene encoding translation initiation factor IF-1, protein MAKEKDTIRAEGVVTEALPNTTFRVKLDSGPEILAYISGKMRMHYIRILPGDRVVVEITPYDPTRGRIVYRK, encoded by the coding sequence ATGGCGAAGGAGAAGGACACCATTCGGGCGGAAGGCGTGGTTACCGAGGCTTTGCCCAACACCACCTTTCGGGTGAAGCTGGACTCGGGACCGGAGATCCTGGCCTACATCTCGGGCAAGATGCGCATGCACTACATCCGCATCCTGCCCGGGGACCGGGTGGTGGTGGAGATTACCCCCTACGACCCCACGCGGGGCCGCATCGTGTACAGGAAGTAG
- the rpsQ gene encoding 30S ribosomal protein S17 produces MPKKVLTGVVVSDKMQKTVSVLVERQFPHPLYGKVIKRSKKYLAHDPEDKYKVGDVVEIIESRPISKRKRFRVLRLVEGGRLDLVEKYLVRRQNYASLSKRGGKA; encoded by the coding sequence ATGCCTAAGAAGGTGCTGACCGGGGTGGTGGTGAGCGACAAGATGCAGAAGACCGTTTCGGTCCTGGTGGAGCGCCAGTTTCCCCACCCCCTCTACGGCAAGGTGATCAAGCGCTCCAAAAAGTACCTGGCCCACGACCCCGAGGACAAGTACAAGGTAGGGGACGTGGTGGAGATCATCGAGTCCCGTCCCATCTCCAAGCGCAAGCGTTTTCGGGTTTTGCGCCTGGTGGAGGGGGGCAGGCTGGACCTGGTGGAGAAGTACCTGGTGCGTAGGCAAAACTACGCCAGCCTTTCCAAACGGGGAGGTAAGGCATGA
- the rplR gene encoding 50S ribosomal protein L18 → MARLTAYERRKFRVRNRIKRTGRLRLSVFRSLNHIYAQIIDDEKGHTLVAESSLALKLKGNKTEVARQVGRALAEKAKALGITKVAFDRGPYKYHGRVKALAEGAREGGLEF, encoded by the coding sequence ATGGCACGGCTTACCGCATACGAACGCCGCAAGTTCCGGGTGCGTAACCGCATCAAGCGCACGGGCCGGCTCCGTCTGTCCGTCTTCCGGAGCCTTAACCACATCTACGCCCAGATCATCGATGACGAGAAGGGCCATACCCTGGTGGCCGAGTCCAGCCTGGCCCTGAAGCTTAAGGGCAACAAGACCGAGGTGGCCCGGCAGGTGGGGCGGGCCCTGGCGGAGAAGGCCAAGGCGTTGGGGATCACCAAGGTGGCTTTTGACCGTGGCCCCTACAAGTACCACGGCCGGGTAAAGGCTCTGGCGGAAGGGGCCAGAGAAGGGGGCCTGGAGTTCTAG
- the rpsH gene encoding 30S ribosomal protein S8 — MLTDPIADMLTRIRNATRVYKESTEVPASRFKEEILKILAREGFIKGYERVEVDGKPVLRIYLKYGPRRQGPDPRPEQVINHIRRISRPGRRVYVGVKEIPRVRRGLGIAILSTPKGVLTDREARRLGVGGELICEVW, encoded by the coding sequence ATGTTGACGGACCCCATTGCCGACATGCTGACCCGGATTCGGAACGCCACCCGGGTCTACAAGGAGAGCACCGAGGTACCCGCCTCCCGCTTCAAGGAGGAGATCCTCAAGATCCTGGCGCGGGAGGGCTTCATCAAGGGGTACGAGCGGGTGGAGGTGGACGGCAAGCCCGTTTTGCGCATCTACCTCAAGTACGGGCCCCGGCGCCAGGGACCCGATCCCCGGCCCGAACAGGTCATCAACCACATCCGTCGCATCAGCCGTCCTGGGCGACGGGTGTATGTGGGGGTCAAGGAGATTCCCCGGGTGCGCCGCGGCCTGGGGATTGCCATCCTGTCCACGCCCAAGGGCGTCCTTACCGACCGGGAGGCCCGGCGTCTGGGCGTGGGCGGGGAGCTTATCTGCGAGGTGTGGTGA
- a CDS encoding adenylate kinase, with translation MRMGEAVIFLGPPGAGKGTQAARLAEELGFKKLSTGDILRDHVARGTPLGQQVKPIMDRGDLVPDELILALIREELSERVIFDGFPRTLAQAEALDHLLQATGTRLLGVVLVEVPEEELIARMLKRAELEGRSDDNEETIRHRLRVYREKTEPLVQYYEKTGALRRVDGLGTPDEVYARIRAALGI, from the coding sequence ATGCGGATGGGGGAAGCGGTGATCTTCTTGGGGCCGCCGGGGGCGGGAAAGGGCACCCAGGCGGCCAGGCTAGCGGAGGAGCTGGGCTTTAAGAAGCTCTCCACCGGGGACATCCTGCGGGACCATGTGGCCCGGGGCACGCCCTTAGGGCAACAGGTGAAGCCCATCATGGACCGGGGGGATCTGGTTCCGGATGAGCTCATCCTGGCCCTGATTCGGGAGGAGCTTTCGGAGCGGGTGATCTTCGACGGCTTTCCCCGCACCCTGGCCCAGGCGGAGGCCCTAGACCACCTGCTTCAGGCTACCGGGACCCGGCTTCTTGGGGTGGTGCTCGTTGAGGTGCCGGAGGAGGAGCTCATCGCCCGTATGCTCAAGCGGGCGGAGCTCGAGGGGCGCTCGGACGACAACGAGGAGACCATCCGGCACCGGCTCCGGGTCTATCGGGAGAAAACCGAGCCCTTGGTGCAGTATTATGAAAAAACGGGTGCCTTGAGGCGGGTGGACGGCCTGGGTACCCCCGATGAGGTCTACGCCCGCATCCGGGCAGCTTTGGGAATCTGA
- the rplX gene encoding 50S ribosomal protein L24, whose translation MRAKLHVKKGDTVLVASGKYKGQVGKVKAVLPKKGAVIVEGVNIVKKAVRVSPQYPQGGFVEQEAPLHASKVRPICPACGKPTRVRRKLLENGRKIRVCAKCGGALDVEG comes from the coding sequence ATGCGGGCCAAGCTGCACGTAAAAAAGGGGGACACCGTCCTGGTGGCCTCGGGCAAGTACAAGGGCCAGGTGGGCAAGGTGAAGGCCGTGTTGCCCAAGAAGGGGGCGGTCATCGTGGAGGGGGTGAACATTGTTAAGAAGGCGGTGCGGGTGAGCCCCCAGTACCCCCAGGGTGGCTTTGTGGAGCAGGAGGCTCCCCTGCATGCCTCCAAGGTGCGCCCCATCTGCCCCGCGTGCGGCAAGCCCACCCGGGTGCGCAGGAAGCTCCTGGAAAACGGCCGTAAGATCCGGGTGTGCGCCAAGTGCGGCGGAGCTTTGGACGTGGAGGGATAA
- the rpsD gene encoding 30S ribosomal protein S4 — MGRYIGPVCRLCRREGVKLYLKGERCYSPKCAMERRPYPPGQHGQKRTRRPSDYAVRLREKQKLRRIYGISETQFRNLFEEASRKKGVTGTVFLGLLESRLDNVVYRLGFAASRRQARQMVRHGHITVNGRRVDLPAYRVKPGDEIAIAEGSRNLAFIRENLEAMKGRKVGPWLSLDVEGMKGKFLRLPDREDLALPVNEQLVVEFYSR; from the coding sequence ATGGGTCGTTACATTGGTCCAGTTTGCCGTCTTTGCCGCCGGGAAGGAGTCAAGCTCTACCTGAAGGGGGAGCGTTGCTACAGCCCCAAGTGCGCCATGGAGCGCCGCCCCTACCCTCCGGGGCAGCACGGACAGAAGCGCACCCGCCGCCCTTCGGATTATGCGGTGCGCCTTAGGGAGAAGCAGAAGCTTCGCCGCATTTACGGGATCTCCGAAACCCAGTTCCGCAACCTCTTTGAGGAGGCCAGCCGCAAGAAGGGGGTTACGGGTACCGTTTTCCTGGGGCTTTTGGAGTCCCGCTTGGACAACGTGGTCTACCGGCTGGGCTTCGCCGCTAGCCGCCGCCAGGCGCGGCAGATGGTGCGCCACGGCCACATCACCGTGAACGGCCGCCGGGTGGACCTTCCCGCCTACCGGGTGAAGCCTGGGGACGAGATCGCCATCGCCGAGGGTAGCCGCAACCTGGCCTTCATCCGGGAGAACCTCGAGGCCATGAAGGGCCGCAAGGTGGGCCCTTGGCTCTCCTTGGATGTGGAGGGGATGAAGGGTAAGTTCCTGCGCCTGCCCGATCGGGAGGACCTGGCGCTTCCCGTGAACGAGCAGCTGGTGGTGGAGTTCTACTCCAGGTAG
- the rplO gene encoding 50S ribosomal protein L15, which produces MKLTDLKPNPGANKRRKRVGRGPGSGHGKTATRGHKGQKSRSGGLKDPRRFEGGRSTTLMRLPKRGMQGQVPGEIKRPKYQGVNLRDLARFEGEVTPDMLIQAGILKKGFRLKVLGEGEAKPLRVVAHAFSKTALEKLKAAGGEAILLAPSPEGQTQEA; this is translated from the coding sequence ATGAAGCTTACCGATCTTAAACCCAATCCTGGGGCCAACAAGAGGCGGAAGCGGGTGGGGCGGGGCCCTGGCTCCGGCCACGGCAAGACGGCCACCCGGGGTCACAAGGGGCAGAAGTCCCGCTCCGGCGGCCTCAAGGACCCCCGCCGCTTTGAGGGGGGGCGCTCCACCACCCTGATGCGCCTGCCCAAGCGGGGCATGCAGGGACAGGTGCCGGGGGAGATCAAGAGGCCCAAGTACCAGGGGGTGAACCTGAGGGACCTGGCCCGCTTTGAAGGGGAGGTGACCCCCGACATGCTGATCCAGGCTGGGATCCTTAAGAAGGGTTTTCGGCTTAAGGTGCTGGGGGAAGGGGAGGCCAAGCCCCTTAGGGTGGTGGCCCACGCCTTTTCCAAGACCGCCCTGGAAAAGCTGAAGGCTGCGGGCGGCGAGGCCATCCTTTTGGCCCCCTCGCCCGAAGGGCAGACGCAGGAGGCTTAG
- the rpsC gene encoding 30S ribosomal protein S3 has product MGNKIHPIGFRLGITRDWESRWYAGKKQYRHLLVEDQKIREVLTKELYPAGLARIDIERAADNVAVTVHVAKPGVVIGRGGEKIKVLRDTLSQLTGKNVALNVQEIHNPNLSAPLVAQRVAEQIERRFAVRRAIKQAVQRVMEAGAKGAKVIVSGRIGGAEQARTEWAAEGRVPLHTLRANIDYGFALARTTYGVLGVKAYVFLGEVIGGQKPKARPEGPRAEEKPRRRRPAVRVKKEE; this is encoded by the coding sequence ATGGGAAATAAGATCCACCCCATCGGGTTCAGGCTTGGTATCACCCGGGACTGGGAGTCCCGCTGGTATGCGGGCAAGAAGCAGTACCGCCACCTCCTGGTGGAGGACCAGAAGATCCGCGAGGTCCTCACCAAGGAGCTCTACCCGGCTGGTTTGGCCCGCATCGACATCGAACGGGCTGCGGACAACGTGGCCGTGACCGTGCACGTGGCCAAGCCGGGTGTGGTCATCGGCCGGGGCGGGGAGAAGATCAAGGTCCTGAGGGATACCCTTTCCCAGCTCACCGGCAAGAACGTGGCCCTGAACGTCCAGGAGATCCACAACCCCAACCTCTCCGCTCCTTTGGTGGCCCAGCGGGTGGCGGAGCAGATCGAGCGCCGCTTTGCCGTGCGGCGGGCCATCAAGCAGGCGGTGCAGCGGGTCATGGAGGCGGGGGCTAAGGGAGCCAAGGTGATCGTCTCCGGCCGCATCGGCGGCGCCGAGCAGGCCCGCACGGAGTGGGCCGCCGAGGGCCGGGTGCCCCTTCACACCCTTCGTGCTAACATAGACTACGGCTTCGCTTTGGCCCGCACCACCTACGGGGTGCTGGGGGTCAAGGCCTACGTGTTCCTGGGCGAGGTGATCGGCGGACAGAAGCCCAAGGCCCGCCCCGAGGGGCCAAGGGCGGAGGAAAAGCCCCGCCGCCGCCGCCCAGCGGTGCGCGTGAAGAAGGAGGAGTAG
- the rplE gene encoding 50S ribosomal protein L5: MPLEVVLKKKYYEEVRPELIRRFGYQNIWEVPRLEKVVINQGLGEAKEDARILEKASQELALITGQKPAITRAKKSISNFKLRKGMPIGLRVTLRGDRMWIFLEKLLSVALPRIRDFRGVNPNSFDGRGNYNLGLREQLIFPEITYDMVDALRGMDIAVVTTARTDEEARVLLELLGFPFRK; encoded by the coding sequence ATGCCGCTAGAGGTTGTGCTGAAGAAGAAGTACTACGAGGAGGTACGGCCCGAGCTCATCCGCCGCTTCGGCTACCAGAACATCTGGGAGGTGCCTCGGCTGGAGAAGGTGGTGATCAACCAGGGGCTGGGGGAGGCCAAGGAGGATGCCCGCATCCTGGAGAAGGCTTCCCAGGAGCTTGCCCTCATCACTGGCCAGAAGCCGGCCATAACCCGGGCCAAGAAGTCCATCTCCAACTTCAAGCTCCGCAAGGGGATGCCCATCGGCCTCAGGGTTACCCTGCGGGGTGACCGAATGTGGATCTTCCTGGAGAAGCTCCTTTCCGTGGCCCTTCCCCGTATCCGCGACTTCCGCGGGGTGAACCCGAATAGCTTTGATGGCCGCGGCAACTACAACCTGGGCCTTAGGGAGCAGCTCATCTTCCCGGAGATCACCTACGACATGGTGGACGCCCTTCGGGGAATGGATATCGCGGTGGTGACCACCGCCCGGACCGACGAGGAGGCCAGGGTTCTTTTGGAGCTTCTGGGCTTCCCCTTCCGCAAGTGA
- the secY gene encoding preprotein translocase subunit SecY: protein MLKAFRSALAIPELRQRILFTLLVLAAYRLGAFIPTPGVDLDKIQEFLRTTQGGVFGIINLFSGGNFERFSIFALGIMPYITAAIIMQLLVNVIPTLEKLSKEGEEGRRIINQYTRIGGIALGAFQGFFLATAFLGAEGGRFLLPGWAPGPFFWLVVVVTQVAGIALLLWMAERITEYGIGNGTSMIIFAGIVVGWLPQLFRTAGLIRTGEVNLVAFLFFLAFIVLAFAGMAAVQQAERRIPVQYARKVVGRRVYGGQATYIPIKLNAAGVIPIVFAAAILQIPIFLTAPFQDNPVLQAIANFFNPTHLSGLLIEVVLIVLFTYVYTAVQFDPKRIAESLREYGGFIPGIRPGEPTVKFLEHIVSRLTLWGALFLGLVAALPQIIQNLTGVKSIAFSGIGLLIVVGVALDTLRQIESQLMLRNYEGFLSKGRIRGRTR from the coding sequence ATGCTTAAGGCCTTCCGGAGCGCCCTGGCCATTCCCGAACTGCGCCAGCGGATCCTCTTCACCCTGCTGGTGTTGGCCGCCTACCGCCTGGGGGCCTTTATCCCCACCCCGGGGGTGGACCTGGACAAGATCCAGGAGTTCCTGCGCACCACCCAGGGAGGGGTTTTCGGCATCATTAACCTCTTTTCGGGCGGCAACTTTGAGCGCTTCTCCATCTTCGCTTTGGGAATCATGCCCTACATCACCGCCGCCATCATCATGCAGCTTTTGGTCAATGTGATTCCCACCCTGGAGAAGCTTTCCAAGGAGGGTGAAGAGGGCCGCCGTATCATCAACCAGTACACCCGGATCGGCGGCATCGCTCTGGGGGCTTTCCAGGGTTTCTTTCTGGCCACCGCCTTCCTGGGGGCGGAGGGGGGGCGTTTCCTGCTTCCCGGCTGGGCACCCGGTCCCTTCTTCTGGCTGGTGGTGGTGGTCACCCAGGTGGCGGGTATCGCCCTTCTTCTCTGGATGGCGGAGCGCATCACCGAGTACGGCATCGGCAACGGCACCAGCATGATCATCTTTGCCGGGATCGTGGTGGGCTGGTTGCCGCAACTTTTCCGCACCGCTGGCCTCATCCGTACCGGGGAGGTCAACCTGGTGGCCTTCCTCTTTTTCCTCGCCTTTATCGTCTTGGCTTTCGCCGGGATGGCGGCGGTGCAGCAGGCGGAAAGGCGCATTCCTGTCCAGTACGCCAGGAAGGTGGTGGGCAGGAGGGTCTACGGGGGGCAGGCCACCTACATCCCCATCAAGCTGAACGCTGCCGGCGTCATCCCCATTGTCTTCGCTGCTGCCATTTTGCAGATCCCCATCTTCCTCACCGCCCCCTTCCAGGACAACCCGGTGCTCCAGGCCATCGCCAACTTCTTTAACCCTACCCACCTCTCGGGCCTCCTCATTGAGGTGGTGCTCATCGTCCTCTTCACCTACGTCTACACCGCGGTCCAGTTTGACCCCAAGCGCATCGCGGAAAGCCTTCGCGAGTACGGGGGGTTCATCCCGGGCATCCGCCCAGGCGAGCCCACGGTGAAGTTCTTGGAGCACATCGTTTCCCGCCTGACCCTCTGGGGGGCCCTCTTCCTGGGGTTGGTGGCGGCCTTGCCCCAGATCATCCAGAACCTCACCGGGGTGAAGAGCATCGCTTTTTCCGGCATTGGCCTTCTCATCGTGGTGGGCGTGGCTCTGGACACCTTGCGGCAGATTGAGAGCCAGCTGATGCTGAGGAACTACGAGGGGTTCCTTTCCAAGGGCCGCATCCGCGGCCGCACGCGCTAG
- the rpsE gene encoding 30S ribosomal protein S5 — protein sequence MPETDFEEKMILVRRTAKTYQGGRRFRFGALVVVGDRQGRVGLGLGKAKEVPLAVQKAGYYARRHMVEVPLMNGTIPHEIEVEYGASKILLKPAAPGTGVIAGAVPRAILELAGITDILTKELGSRNPINIAYATMEALRQLKTQQDVERLRKGREE from the coding sequence ATGCCCGAGACCGACTTTGAAGAGAAGATGATCCTGGTGCGGCGCACCGCCAAGACCTACCAGGGTGGCCGCCGCTTCCGCTTCGGGGCCTTGGTAGTGGTGGGTGACCGGCAGGGCCGGGTGGGCCTGGGCCTGGGCAAGGCCAAGGAGGTGCCCCTGGCGGTGCAGAAGGCGGGGTACTACGCCCGCCGCCACATGGTGGAGGTGCCCCTCATGAACGGCACCATCCCCCACGAGATCGAGGTGGAGTACGGGGCCTCCAAGATCCTCCTGAAGCCCGCAGCCCCGGGCACGGGGGTGATTGCGGGGGCAGTGCCCCGGGCCATCCTCGAGCTTGCGGGGATCACGGATATCCTCACCAAGGAGCTGGGGAGCCGCAACCCCATCAACATCGCCTACGCCACCATGGAGGCCCTCAGGCAGCTTAAGACCCAACAGGATGTGGAGCGCCTGCGGAAGGGCAGGGAGGAGTGA
- the rpsM gene encoding 30S ribosomal protein S13 has product MARIAGVEIPRNKRVDVALTYIYGVGPARAKEALEKTGINPATRVKDLTEAEVVRLREYVENTWKLEGELRAEVAANIKRLMDIGCYRGLRHRRGLPVRGQRTRTNARTRKGPRKTVAGKKKAPRK; this is encoded by the coding sequence GTGGCGAGGATCGCAGGGGTGGAGATTCCTAGGAACAAGCGGGTGGACGTGGCCCTCACCTACATTTACGGGGTGGGGCCGGCCCGGGCCAAGGAGGCTCTGGAGAAGACGGGCATCAATCCGGCAACCCGGGTGAAGGACCTCACCGAGGCGGAGGTGGTGCGCCTTCGGGAGTACGTGGAGAACACCTGGAAGCTGGAAGGTGAGCTCAGGGCTGAGGTGGCCGCCAACATCAAGCGCCTCATGGATATTGGCTGCTACCGGGGCCTCCGCCACCGCCGTGGATTGCCGGTGAGGGGGCAGCGCACCCGCACCAACGCCCGTACCCGCAAGGGTCCCCGCAAGACCGTGGCGGGCAAGAAGAAGGCGCCTAGGAAGTAG
- the rplP gene encoding 50S ribosomal protein L16, translating into MLMPRRMKYRKQHRGRMKGAAKGGDYVAFGDFGLVAMEPAWITAQQIEAARVAMVRHFRRGGKIFIRIFPDKPYTKKPLEVRMGKGKGNVEGYVAVVKPGRVMFEVAGVTEEQALEALRIAGHKLPIKTKIVRRDAYDEAQ; encoded by the coding sequence ATGTTGATGCCCAGGCGCATGAAGTACCGCAAGCAGCACCGGGGTCGCATGAAGGGGGCGGCCAAGGGGGGAGATTACGTGGCCTTCGGGGACTTTGGCCTGGTGGCCATGGAGCCCGCCTGGATCACCGCCCAGCAGATTGAGGCGGCCCGTGTGGCCATGGTGCGCCATTTCCGCCGCGGGGGCAAGATCTTCATCCGCATCTTCCCCGACAAGCCCTACACCAAGAAGCCCCTCGAGGTGCGGATGGGTAAGGGTAAGGGCAACGTGGAAGGGTACGTGGCGGTGGTGAAGCCGGGCCGGGTGATGTTCGAGGTGGCGGGCGTCACGGAGGAGCAGGCCCTCGAGGCCTTGCGCATCGCCGGCCACAAGCTTCCCATAAAGACCAAGATCGTGAGGAGGGACGCCTACGATGAAGCCCAGTGA
- the map gene encoding type I methionyl aminopeptidase encodes MAIKLKSPWEIERMREAGALLTEVVEEVGRHVEPGITTKELDRIAYEAIKKRKAKPAFLGLYGFPATLCTSVNEVVVHGIPSDEPLKEGDILSVDVGLIYGGFAADMARTFPVGRVSPEAERLIQDTEAAFWEGMKYLRPGYRIGDVAHAVQTFLESRGYGVVREFVGHGVGREIHEDPQLPNFGKPGTGPKIRPGMTLALEPMVTLRPASVVILKDGWTASAGKGNLAAHYENTVLVTKEGPELLTGVSLVRAR; translated from the coding sequence ATGGCCATCAAGTTGAAGAGTCCATGGGAGATTGAGCGCATGCGGGAGGCGGGGGCCCTCCTCACCGAGGTGGTGGAGGAAGTGGGCCGGCATGTGGAGCCCGGCATCACCACCAAGGAGCTGGACCGGATCGCCTACGAGGCCATAAAAAAGCGCAAGGCCAAGCCGGCCTTCCTGGGCCTTTACGGGTTTCCCGCCACCTTATGCACCTCGGTGAACGAGGTGGTGGTCCACGGCATTCCTTCCGATGAACCCCTGAAAGAGGGGGATATCCTCTCCGTGGACGTGGGCCTCATCTACGGGGGCTTCGCCGCGGACATGGCCCGCACCTTCCCCGTGGGTCGGGTTTCCCCGGAGGCGGAAAGGCTCATCCAGGATACCGAGGCCGCCTTCTGGGAGGGGATGAAGTACCTTAGGCCCGGGTACCGCATCGGGGATGTGGCCCATGCGGTGCAGACGTTTCTGGAAAGCCGTGGCTATGGGGTGGTGCGAGAGTTTGTGGGGCACGGGGTGGGGCGGGAGATCCACGAGGATCCCCAGCTCCCCAACTTCGGCAAACCGGGAACGGGCCCCAAGATCCGCCCCGGGATGACCCTGGCCCTCGAGCCCATGGTCACCCTACGCCCGGCTTCTGTGGTAATATTGAAAGATGGCTGGACGGCGAGCGCCGGCAAGGGCAACCTCGCCGCCCACTACGAGAACACCGTCTTGGTGACGAAGGAGGGCCCGGAGCTTCTCACCGGGGTTTCCCTGGTGCGGGCGCGGTAG
- the rplF gene encoding 50S ribosomal protein L6: MSRIGRLPIPLPKGVTVEVTPGLVKVKGPKGELFVPISPEVRVVVDGGVVRVERPSDERRHKSLHGLTRTLIANAIKGVSEGYVKELLIKGIGYRARLAGRAVELTVGFSHPVVVEPPEGITFEVPEPTKIRVLGIDKQKVGQVAANLRAIKKPSAYHEKGIYYAGEPVRLKPGKAGAKK; encoded by the coding sequence ATGTCTAGGATTGGCCGGCTTCCCATTCCCTTGCCCAAGGGGGTCACTGTGGAGGTGACCCCGGGGCTCGTGAAGGTGAAAGGCCCCAAGGGCGAACTTTTCGTGCCCATCTCCCCGGAGGTGCGGGTGGTGGTGGACGGAGGGGTGGTGCGGGTGGAGCGGCCCTCGGATGAGCGCCGGCACAAGAGCCTGCACGGCCTCACCCGGACCCTCATCGCCAACGCCATCAAGGGGGTTTCCGAGGGGTACGTGAAGGAGCTCCTCATCAAGGGCATCGGCTACCGGGCCCGGCTTGCGGGACGGGCGGTGGAGCTCACCGTGGGCTTCAGCCACCCCGTGGTGGTGGAGCCCCCGGAGGGCATCACCTTTGAGGTGCCCGAGCCCACCAAGATCCGCGTTCTGGGCATAGACAAGCAGAAGGTGGGCCAGGTGGCGGCCAACCTCAGGGCCATCAAGAAGCCCAGCGCCTACCACGAGAAGGGCATTTACTACGCGGGCGAGCCCGTCCGCCTTAAGCCCGGCAAGGCCGGGGCCAAGAAGTAG
- the rpmJ gene encoding 50S ribosomal protein L36 has product MKVRASVKKMCEKCKVVRRHGRVYVICENPKHKQRQG; this is encoded by the coding sequence ATGAAGGTACGGGCATCGGTTAAAAAGATGTGCGAGAAGTGCAAGGTGGTGCGCCGGCACGGCCGGGTGTACGTGATCTGCGAGAACCCCAAGCACAAGCAGCGGCAAGGGTAA
- a CDS encoding type Z 30S ribosomal protein S14, which produces MARKALIEKAKRTPKFKVRAYTRCVRCGRARSVYRYFGLCRICLRELAHKGQLPGVKKASW; this is translated from the coding sequence ATGGCGAGAAAAGCGTTGATCGAAAAGGCCAAGCGTACCCCCAAGTTCAAGGTGCGGGCCTACACCCGTTGCGTGCGCTGTGGGAGGGCCAGGAGCGTGTACCGCTACTTCGGGCTCTGCCGGATTTGCCTTAGGGAGCTGGCCCACAAGGGACAGCTTCCCGGGGTAAAGAAGGCCAGTTGGTAG
- the rpmC gene encoding 50S ribosomal protein L29, protein MKPSEIRKLSPSEIEKLVREKKRELMELRFQASIGQLSQNHRVRETRRLIARLLTVLNEKRRANA, encoded by the coding sequence ATGAAGCCCAGTGAGATCCGCAAGCTCTCTCCCAGTGAGATCGAGAAGCTGGTTCGGGAGAAGAAGCGGGAGCTGATGGAGCTCCGCTTCCAAGCCTCCATCGGCCAGCTTTCCCAGAACCACAGGGTCCGGGAGACCCGGCGCCTCATCGCCCGGCTCCTCACGGTCCTGAACGAAAAGAGGAGGGCCAATGCCTAA